In Thalassoglobus sp. JC818, a single window of DNA contains:
- a CDS encoding PspA/IM30 family protein: MPYFSRLTDIVTCNLTSILEHADDKEAVLKEIIFEMTEGLAGAERSVGTASTNVSRLEVEIGEQRQQAEQWVLEAQNALASGNENQARSALERKHEVEDLIAGLEQQLAAAVSTRDHLKTILNALQARLADGRRRLRSLDSETQEADVASSTGADPETPAVAEKKSKVDAELEALRKQMQAK, encoded by the coding sequence ATGCCATATTTCAGCCGATTAACAGATATCGTGACATGCAACCTCACTTCCATCCTGGAGCATGCAGACGACAAGGAAGCGGTTCTCAAAGAGATCATCTTTGAAATGACGGAGGGGCTCGCCGGAGCGGAAAGAAGCGTCGGGACGGCTTCCACGAACGTTTCACGTCTCGAAGTCGAAATCGGTGAGCAGCGACAACAGGCCGAACAATGGGTTCTGGAAGCACAAAACGCACTCGCCAGCGGAAATGAAAATCAGGCACGTTCCGCCCTGGAACGCAAGCACGAAGTCGAAGACCTCATCGCGGGGCTTGAACAACAACTCGCTGCCGCGGTTTCCACTCGAGATCATCTCAAAACGATTCTAAATGCTCTTCAGGCTCGCCTCGCTGACGGACGCCGTCGTTTGCGCAGCCTTGATTCCGAGACGCAAGAAGCTGACGTCGCATCGAGCACGGGCGCTGATCCCGAAACGCCAGCGGTCGCTGAGAAAAAGTCGAAAGTCGATGCCGAACTCGAAGCTCTCCGGAAGCAAATGCAGGCCAAGTAA
- a CDS encoding RNA polymerase sigma factor, producing MTDRISHENMTDDELMILIQAGTLDAFNDIVERYQGMLVGFFLRNTRDVQLSEDLAQETLLKVYNQAWDYLPLGRFRGWMFRIARNLLIDSVRRRTNDALVQAVKWQPQTEDNALNRIAEEIFQPEERVQHVEFASLIDELLAEIPDDQRQTFVLHHYSELSLPEVSEVMEVPLATCKSRLRLAREKLADKLHARGIGPQGLQGFTTT from the coding sequence CGAGAACATGACCGACGACGAATTGATGATCCTGATTCAGGCAGGAACTCTCGATGCGTTCAACGATATCGTCGAACGGTATCAGGGGATGTTAGTCGGGTTTTTTCTTCGCAATACCCGCGACGTCCAACTTTCTGAAGATCTCGCCCAGGAAACCCTGCTCAAGGTCTATAATCAAGCGTGGGACTATTTGCCACTCGGACGATTTCGAGGCTGGATGTTTCGAATTGCTCGAAACCTGTTGATCGATAGTGTTCGTCGTCGCACAAACGATGCCTTGGTGCAAGCGGTCAAGTGGCAACCGCAAACTGAAGACAACGCCCTGAATCGTATTGCTGAGGAGATCTTTCAGCCAGAAGAACGCGTGCAGCATGTCGAGTTTGCCTCGTTGATCGACGAACTTCTCGCCGAGATTCCTGACGATCAAAGACAGACATTTGTGCTTCACCATTATTCAGAACTGAGTCTCCCCGAGGTTTCGGAAGTGATGGAAGTTCCGTTGGCGACTTGCAAGAGTCGTCTGAGGCTGGCTCGAGAGAAGCTCGCCGACAAGCTTCATGCTCGTGGAATTGGCCCGCAAGGGCTTCAAGGATTTACAACAACCTGA